The Candidatus Sericytochromatia bacterium sequence GCCTGATGGCCACCCAGCTGTTCGGTAAGCAACCCTTCGACTACCGATCGCTGACGCTCAGTCAGCAAAAGGATGGCTACTTGCTAAGCGCAGTGGGGGAGGTCAATGCCTGGTCGCCGTATCGCGCGATCCGGGTGCGCATCGACGAGGAGGAGGTCTCCCTCAAGCCCCTCGCCGTCAAGCCTGGGGAACCCTTCCGATTCACGGCGCTGGTGCCGAAGGGCGGCGCGCACGAGGTGGTGCTGGCGGCTGAAGATCCCGCCGACGGCGGTTCGCGCTACTGGATCTTCAAGGTGATTGCCGTCGACACCTCAAGGCCCCTCGCTCAGGCCTTCCAGTCCCTGAACGATTGAGGGCAAGGGTCAGAGGCCCTCTTGGGGCGCCTCACGTCGACGGCGCCGACAGCGATCGGAGCAATAGCGAACCTCGTCCCAGACCCGCTCCCACTTCTTGCGCCACGTGAAGAGGCGACCGCACACCGGGCACAGCTTCTCGGGCAGGTCGCGCTTGTTCACGCCTCGCACGGGGTCTCCTTCGCCTCCATGACACCTTCATCATAACCACCTGCGCCACCCCGTGGGAGGCGAGGCAGCGCACGGCCCGCTGATGTGGCGGCTCACCCAGGCACCGCTGCAATGAACCGGCCCCTTGGCCAGGCCCGCTTGTGCCGGAATAGAGATTAAGCAAAAGTTAAATAAGGAGAAAATTACGTTCGCACGGCTTCCGACCAGGGAACGCCTCGGTGGATCG is a genomic window containing:
- a CDS encoding DUF2256 domain-containing protein, encoding MRGVNKRDLPEKLCPVCGRLFTWRKKWERVWDEVRYCSDRCRRRRREAPQEGL